A region from the Penaeus monodon isolate SGIC_2016 chromosome 17, NSTDA_Pmon_1, whole genome shotgun sequence genome encodes:
- the LOC119583344 gene encoding uncharacterized protein LOC119583344, whose amino-acid sequence MISSALYWAEMCPCPRKSSSGTLGPWAGPPSSASPGRLIPSKKAPENFSGLQASPRHCPCTALGRGFNCGNCVRHANKFCHGAHFPYGTCTLLLRGYVPFRGQGKFKSGPQGSDSSALAMDHRGTLKLFKLLLALALVEAFRVAFYHITNIIVDQPMNKRAIISRLVSDVKIHQTETYVNRSSTSKAPNIYNSSSTKKTNIYHSLPTREPDTRTNRSSTIKELHANHSSPLEDDPRCRTLVKKTDGRNKSKTSSKTATAKDAKRFKFIYETKPLPGKRPVVNRIPCEVTWRHDLAHKLPCEGQNPRVLAVVVSAPGHQALRDRIRKSWASPALYPRSGLRAVFAIGAVYNRSLLAALDAESRQYSDIIQNNFLDTYGHLTYKTISWLDWVVKNCPETPFVAKVDDDVVVNPLNLRSFLQLPDISSKDQKPSSTGAIFGDALYNGIAHRTGRWALTKEEYPESRLPTFVLGPAYILTRKACKRLWENLTYVPFVWLEDVFLTGLVAHYAGVPRVKTPIFQRRFSLSFYNGSSVFMKEGHRTDKDKAFAFVASLMKPKSSSGALNSSRKIQ is encoded by the exons ATGATCTCGTCCGCCCTTTACTGGGCGGAAATGTGTCCTTGTCCTCGAAAATCTTCATCGGGGACCCTAGGCCCGTGGGCAGGGCCGCCCTCATCGGCATCCCCGGGGCGGCTGATCCCTTCCAAAAAAGCCCCGGAAAATTTTAGTGGTCTGCAGGCGTCCCCCAGGCATTGCCCATGCACAGCCCTGGGGCGAGGGTTTAACTGCGGAAATTGTG TTCGGCACGCTAACAAATTTTGCCACGGGGCccacttcccctacggcacctgcacTTTACTTCTCAGGGGATATGTCCCTTTCCGCGGACAGGGGAAATTTAAATCGGGCCCCCAAGGGTCGGACTCCAGTGCTCTAGccatggaccatcgcggca CCTTAAAGTTATTTAAGCTCCTGCTTGCCCTGGCACTGGTGGAGGCGTTTCGCGTTGCCTTCTACCACATCACCAACATTATAGTCGACCAGCCTATGAACAAGAGGGCTATAATCAGCAG GTTGGTCTCAGATGTTAAGATTCATCAGACAGAAACATATGTAAATCGCTCATCAACTTCAAAAGCACCGAACATATATAACTCTTCATCTacgaaaaaaacgaatatatatcACTCATTACCTACAAGGGAACCAGATACTCGTACAAATCGCTCGTCAACTATAAAGGAACTGCATGCAAATCACTCATCGCCATTGGAAGACGATCCTCGGTGCAG AACTCTTGTAAAAAAAACTGACGGCCGAAATAAATCGAAAACATCGTCCAAGACGGCGACAGCGAAAGACGCCAAAAGGTTTAA ATTTATATACGAAACGAAGCCGCTACCCGGGAAGAGGCCGGTTGTGAACAGAATCCCGTGTGAGGTGACGTGGCGCCACGACCTGGCCCACAAGCTGCCGTGCGAGGGCCAGAATCCCCGCGTGCTGGCGGTCGTGGTCTCGGCGCCGGGCCACCAGGCGCTACGGGACCGCATCAGGAAGTCATGGGCCAGCCCGGCGCTCTACCCGCGCTCCGGGCTCAG aGCAGTGTTTGCAATAGGAGCAGTCTACAACCGTTCGCTGCTGGCTGCTCTGGACGCCGAGTCAAGGCAGTACAGTGATATTATCCAAAATAATTTCCTTGATACATACGG ACACCTAACGTACAAAACTATCTCGTGGCTGGACTGGGTCGTGAAGAACTGCCCCGAGACCCCGTTCGTGGCCAAAGTGGACGACGACGTGGTGGTCAACCCTCTAAACCTGCGCTCTTTCCTGCAACTCCCCGACATATCGTCGAAG GACCAGAAGCCTTCGTCTACTGGAGCAATCTTCGGCGATGCTTTATATAATGGCATTGCCCATCGCACTGGTCGCTGGGCTCTGACGAAG GAGGAATACCCAGAGTCAAGACTACCCACGTTTGTCTTGGGTCCTGCCTACATCCTTACCAGAAAGGCCTGCAAACGGCTGTGGGAGAACCTAACTTACGTGCCCTTCGTGTGGCTTGAAGACGTGTTCCTGACGGGACTCGTGGCGCACTACGCAGGCGTTCCTCGTGTCAAAACCCCGATCTTTCAGCGgcgtttctccctctccttctataaTGGCTCCTCCGTGTTCATGAAGGAGGGACATCGAACCGATAAGGACAAAGCCTTCGCATTCGTAGCGTCTTTAATGAAGCCTAAATCTTCGAGTGGTGCGCTGAATTCGTCACGTAAAATACAGTAG